In Rhinolophus ferrumequinum isolate MPI-CBG mRhiFer1 chromosome 8, mRhiFer1_v1.p, whole genome shotgun sequence, the DNA window tctcctacaGGTACCCTTATGATATGAATGTTaatacacttgatgttgtcccagagggcGCTTAAACTGCTCATGTTTaatccttgtttcttttttctgttacgattaggtgttttctgttaccttgtcttttaaatcactgattcaaccATATGTTTCCTTTAATTTGCTCTTCATTCCTTCTAGTGTGtacttcatttcatttactgtattcttcatttcagactgtttcttttttatggtttctatgtcatttttttatgccTACTATCTCTTTTTGGAAGTTCTTACTAAATTCTTTTAGCATCCTTATACCCAGTGTtatgaactctgtatctggtagatagCTTACctacatttcatttagttatttttctgaagctttttctgtttttttcatttgagacatctttctttgtctcctcattttggcagcctctctgtgtttgtttttatgtattagatagatctgccatgtctcccaatcttggcaGGTTTGTCTCATGTAgaaggtgtcctgtgaggcccactGGTGCAGTCTTCCTTGTCACATAAACCAGATGCTCCAGGAATATctgttgtgtgggttgtgtgtaccttcCTATTGTActgagccttgattgtttttggaacatcagtgggtaggattgaccaCTAGACTTAACAGCTGTGAGGACAGGTCATGACCATAGTGTACAAGCTGTCATGTGGGACTGGGCCCAAGGGAGCAGGGTTTGGCCTAGTGCGCTTTGGTGCCTGATGTTACCACTACTTGGCTGTGTTGCTTATAGGGCTACTTAGGTGGTGTTCTGTTTTGGGTGAAGCTGGCTACAAAGGGTGTGCTTGTTCTGGGCCCTCTTGGGAGTGGCTCTTGCACAGGCTAAGGTCAGCTGATGCCTGTGACTTGTCTGAGGctccctggtaggagctacaaagcaatatATAGTTGGTTGTTCCCTGTAGTGGACAGCAAGGTGAATGGGAGAGGCTactctgtgaactgaggctggttgttaccagtaccaggcctgaggAAGCTCAGTATAAGGTGCAGGGCACCCCTTGTTctgctgccacttgctggctgttTATAAGTCTCAGTCACTGAAAGAGCCTTCATTGTTATGAGATTTGGGTGGGGCAGGCTCTCAGGGAACCACCAGCATGGCATAAGTGGTGTTTAAAGAGTTAATTCAGACTTAGATCTGACACCAGTTTTGAGCCTGGTGCCACTCTGCAAAAGGTTCAGAGCACACCGAAGCCAGCTGCCAGCTGCCTGGGGCCTGAGGACCCCCAAAaattgtccaagaaagactgctGCTTCAGCCAATAACAGCTGACTTCCAGACATGAATTATCTTCTAGCATTGTGCAAATTGGGTGAGGTGGCATCCCAGGGAGTCAGCAAGATGTAGTAAGTGGAATTCACCAGgccaatgaaaattcagatttggctatgTGGGGAGGAGGCTCAATAGAGTAAAAATGAGGCCTGCCATCTGGATATACAGGAGGAAgactcaacacagggacaatggtggcCTTCCCGGCAGCTCTCATcatgaagccacacaactcagtctctccctgtatatCTCTGCCACTCCCTGAGCTGCAGTCCCTGCACCAAagcccaggatgagtgcctgggagtgagagagtctgtgtgcaggccctttaagaagatgcTTGGGTTTCTAGCTGCCTCCCATCCTACTCAGATGGGTGGAATTCCTGCTCATTTTTACAGCCGAATTCCGAGGAGCTCTTCTTCCTGGCAATGGTGCTCTGGGCTAGGGAGCCCAGGGTGAGGCTGGGACACCTCATTCtgcaggggggacctctgcagctgagatagccctcctgattctCGACTGCCACATGTAGCtatggggccagcctgttttgtgtctttgGCCCTCCTCAAGGCACAttcttctttatacccttagttataggactacagtttagctagtcttcagatggctTTCTagtttgattgttctataatttagttttaattttagtgGTTATAGGAGGAggcaagtacagcatttacctactccaccatcttgaccagaacacttcattgtggttttaaatttaatttccctgatgattagtggtgttgagcatctttccatatgtctattgactacttgtatgtcatctttggagaaatgccctTCATGTCCtctgataattttttaatcagaatgtttgtttttttggtgttaaattttATGTCTTCCCTATGTATTTTagttattaaccccttattgaatGTGTCATTaatgaatatattctcccattcagttggttacctttttgttttgttgattgtttcctttgctgtgcaaaaaggttttagtttgatgtagtcacatttgttcatatatatatatatatatatatatatatatatatatatatatatagtttgtttgtttccatggcCTGGGGAGGCATACTCCTAAGAAGTATTGGTAAGATCAATGTCAAAAAGCTTactgcctttcttttcctctaggagttttatggtttttggtcttacatttaagtttttcatccattttgaatttatatttgtaGACAGTATTAAAAAatggtctaatttcatttttttaacatgtatttgtCCAGGTTTGCCAacaccacttgttgaagagaGTTTCTTTACTtcattgtatatccttgcctcctttgtcataagtTAATTGACCATATGAGTGacagtttatttctgggctctttattctattccattcatctACATATCTGTTTTTATACTGGTACcttactattttgattattgtatttttttttttttaagttcttagtTTATTAGTCCTCTCATGAAAAATCTGCTCAATCACCACAGTTACTGAAGAATCTTTACTCCTTCTGTCATCCAATCTCCACCTCACTTTTTGCCAGCACCAACATTGGCCTTTGCAGTCCCCCTaactttcttcattctgttaTTGCGTTCCTTTCGCTGTTTTCTTgaggtctttttcttctcatacaGGCCATGTCTTGCAAGTCtatgtttgggttcatttttctttgcgTAATCCAAGGAATCATAAATCATGCCAAAGCCAGTTGTCTTGCCACCACCGAAATGGGTTCTGAATCCAAATACAAAGATGACATCTGGTGTGGTCTTGTACATTTTGGCTAGTTTTTCCCGAATTTCTGTCTTAGGTACTGTTGCCTTCCCAGGGTGAAGGACGTCGATGACCATCTGTTTCCGTTGAAGTAGTCTATTGGTCATGAACTTCCTGGTCCGAATAGTTACTGTGTCGTTCATGATGGCAGCGGGCCTTCAAGCAGCCAGGGGGGAAAAGAGAGCCACTAtgattattgtagttttgtagtatagtttgtaTCAGGGAGCAAGAGAGCTCTTGCTTCATTGTTTCTCAACATTTCTCTGGCTATTCAAAGTCTTTTGCAGTTCCATATAGATTATAAAAGTAgttgttctaattctgagaagaatgccattagtattttgatagggattgtattgaatctgtatattatttcaggtagtaaggacattttaaaatattaatccttccaatctgTGACCAAGTTATACCCtccaatttatttgtattttgatcaattctttcttcaatgtcttatagttttcagagtacaggtatTTCCCCTCTGGTTAAATTCATTCCTGggcattttatactttttgatgtaattataaatgggattgttttcttaatttcttcttcgaATCATTTGTTATTACTATATAGAAGTGCAATAGATTTCTTTATATTGATtctgtattctgcaactttactgaagtcatttattagttctaacattttttttagtGGAGTTTtcatggttttctatatataggatcatgtcGTCTGCAATAATGAGAGTTTTTGTtcatcctttccaatttggatgccttttatttctttgtcttgtctaaTTGCTATGCCTATGACTTCCAATATTATATTGAACAgaagtggtgaaaatggacatttttccttttgattactttgggttttatttgttctcattttacCAGTTCTTTTAGGTGTAGTTATATTgtatatttgggatttttgtttgtttgtttgttttgtgaggTAAACCTACGTAGCTATGAACTCTCCCTTAAAgctacttttgctgcatcccataaattttgaaaagttgtgttttcattttatttcaagataatttttatttattgttttattttctctttgatttattGTTTGTGTAGTagtatgaggtctgataattacgTTCATGtgcttgccaccatgcacttacactGGTAGCACTATACGAACAACTCCagaaggtttcataaccttggtatatcagtgtctcacagctgtgttcatgtcaacatgtagtggtatcttgctgagtggcgttcattattgttgttgcatgttttgtGTGCCAttacaagaatgtctgagcttgagttagagcaatgaataaacattaaatttcttgttaaacttggaaaGAGTGGAGGTGAAACCATGGGcatgttagtccaaatttatggggataatgccatgaagaaaatggcagtgtataaATGAATTAGatgtttttctgaagggagagaatgtgtcactgatgaagagaggtcaagtAGGCCactaacaagcagaactgatgaaaacattttaaaaattcattgaactgtgcgtcaaaatcattggctgactgtgagaagcataacaggTCAAgaaaacatcgatagagaaacagggaaatcttaactgaaagtcttggcatgagaaaagtgtgtgcagaAATGATctcaaaggagctcactgatgaacaaaagcaagggagagtcgaagtttgcaaagaccttttggagagacaagatgATTTTGGGGCCATATTATCACTGATGATGTAACATGGGtataccaatatgaccctgaaacaaagcattgaagtgcacaatggaagtcagccaaaactccatgaccaaaaaagttccatcagtccaaatgaagagtcaaaatgatgttgctaacctttttatgctatcagagggattattcattatgaatttgttcatAATtggatgaacagttaaccaagtttactatttggaagtgctgaaagggctgcgtgaaaaatttagatgaaaatgacctgaacttttcaccaacaattcattgtcgttgcatcatgacaatgcaccagctcacatggcactatctgtgagggagtttttggccagtaaattaataactgtagtggaacacccttcctactcatctgatctggcccacaatgacttctttctttatccaagataaaggaaatattgaaaggaagacattttggtgacatccaggatatcaagggtaatacgatgacaactctgatggccgttccagaaaaaaaggttcaaaattgctttgcagtgtggactagacactggggttggtgcatagcttcccaaggggagtacttcgaaggtgaccatagtgatattcagcaatgaggtatgtagcactttttctaggatgagttcgagaacttaattgccagaccttgtaTGTTGCTTAGTCTCcacaatttgtgttttttttcagttttcttcctatagttgatttctagtttaatgcCTTTGTGGTCAGATAATACGCTTGATataatttccatctttttaaatttattgagttatGAATTATAGCCTAATATCTGGAGATTTTtgcatgtgcatttaaaaaatatgtctgctgataaacttttagttataatactgaaagcaaatctatgaaagaaaaacttaataAGTTGGcctttattaaaattgaaattttggtTCAGGAAAAGATGCTATTCAGAGAATAAAAGACAACTATTTACTggatgaaatatttattcattgccTTTCTGACagaggacttgtatctagaatagaCACATATCCTTCTATAAAGTCAGctataagaaaacaacccaaccGAATTAAAAAAAGTGAGCAAACCATCTGAAGGGGCACCTCaccaaaaaatatacaaatggcaaattagcatataaaaagatgcttaacatcatttgTTGcaggggaaatgaaaattaaattaataatgaggtatcacttcacacTCACAAGGATggccaacaaacaaacaaacaaacaaaacaaaacaaaaacctgataaTGCTGCAGAAACTCAAGAATTCTAATTTATGGtggtggaaatggaaaagagTACAGTTACTTTTAAAACTACAATATTTTTCCAACCTAAACACAGCCTTATCAAAGTATTCATACTTGACATACTTATCCAAATGATTCAAAAACTTACATCCatcaaaaacctgcacatgaatgtttatgccagctttattcataatcagcAAAAACGAGGACAACCCAGaagtccttcaatagatgaaagGATACACATACTGGAATATTTCCACAGATGGTAGAATACTGTTCACAGGtcttagcttggtgcaaaagtaattgtggtttaaaggttgaaaataattgcaaaaaccagaattacttttgcaccaacctaataaaaaggcAGGAGCTATGAATCATGCAACATCATGAATTAATCATAAACAcatgttgctaagtgaaagaggccaagCAGGAAAGGCTATATACTATATGAATCCATTATATGATATAATAGAAAAGTCAAAACTGTAGAGATAAAAAACAGATCAGAGGCTGCCAGGGGTTTGAAAATGGTTAAATAGGTGAAATACAGAGGGATTTTTAGGGCTGTGAAATGATTTTCTATGATACTATAGCAGCTGATACATGACACTATGAATGTGTCAAAACAACATGAATCTAATAGAAAAAAGAGTGGACAATAATgtgtaaatgttttaattatttattttttatttatttatttgtttgtttatttatttttatcagtagaACATTAGAGGATCTTAGGATGGAATCTAACTCTAAACAAATGTGTGATATACCCTACTAAAAAGGTTGAGGGGAAAAGAGGTTAACTGTAACTTTGAAGAACCAGAGACTCCGAGATTAATAACAAGAGTGAGTACATATAAGCACTGCAGTTGGTAAAGTTAATTTCCATGGAGGTacaggttaacaattctgaaagcAATGTATGTGTATACTGGGactgaacaaataagtaaatgaatggtgCAGGATCTATGTTTCCCACTGTTGGAATGGGTAGtcataagaaagcaggaaagtCTAGAATGAACCACATATACTAGATGAAAATTGGAGAAATCATGAACTCATGTTTAATTTAACATATGTATGCACAAGTATGCCCCATGATAAGATGTGATGAATGGCACTTCTGTGGTCTTCTTCCCAATAATCCATAACCCCAGTAatcatgaggattaaatcagaAAAATCCTAATTGAAAGGTATTCTGCAAAATATCTGAtcagtattcctcaaaactgtGAAAGTCACCAAAATAAGAGAACATTTGAGAAACTGACACAAGTCTACATGAACCTAAGGAATCTAATTTTAGGAACCCACGGACTGGATacttgaacagaaaaaaatgaggtaaaaatTAAGGAAGTACAAAAAGATATGagctttaattaataataaagtgTCATTATTAATTAATTGGCTGTGACAAATGAATGAAAGCACTGTTAACAAAGGGAAAACTGGGTGTGAGGTATACAGAAACTCTGTAGTattcttgcaatatttttttgtaaatctaaaatagaacaattatttttaaaatgcaaatgttttattgGCTTTGTGATCCTAAGGGAGTTGCTTACCTTGtcagtttctcagtttttttaaCCTAAGAAATAAAGATCACTTCATAAAACTTATGGGATTGCAATGAAGAGCACGAGggaaacatttatgaaaatgctttttaaattatagtgaaGGTGTTATTGGTActcaaagaaaaagggaaaatgtgcATGTCCTACTTGACATTAAGAGCTCCTACACAGTTTACTCAAATTGTGTTCATGTGCAAATATTCCAAGTAGTATGTATACATGtctgagtgtgtgcatgtgtgtgtgtataattgatATGCTGACAGAGGAAAATTATGTCCCAAGACATATGGAAAGTATAAAGTATCTTCCATTCTTATAATGAGTATATTTATTCAGAACCCTAACGAATGACATAATAATCAAATGcagatgttataaaaataacaaaactcttAAACTGTTTTACAAATCATGAACATATCCtgttgcaaaatatataaagcagtttGCTCTTTGAAATACTTTTACAATCGGATATGGTTAAATCTATCCTGTTTTTCAGAAACCACAGAATGACTTAGCAATCCTTAAAGCCTCACATGACAGTACTTAAACAGATTTAATTAATGATTTGCAATGGAAGGAGGAGTTTGCTATAATTGTTTTCCATGGCCATAAAAAGCATTATGCAGTAGGAAAAAATAACAAGgctacatttaaaacaatttttttcttggcaaCATATTATACAGAAGTGTGGAATGGAGAAACATTCAACaagctaaaataaatgtgttagtaTCTATGTAAGGAGAGAATAAGTTCTTCCCAATCAGCTCTGACCtgtcttctaattttctgagCAAGTAAGTCCAAATTCTTCTTGGTTAAGTCACAAAATTAGTGGGATCTAAAGTGTCTCTTGGAATGCTAGCTAAAATATTCCTTGGCCCTTGTCATCAGAGTTTCCAACTGAGTAGGGCTTATTCAGctcaggaatttgcattttaattaagtATCCCCAGGAGATTCACATGTTTCCTATTCTGGCATTCAGTCATATGCATATCCATACATGTTAACAGAACATGCAGTGAAGCAAAGACAGGTCAACAAATTCACTCTGGCTAAGATTGGCTAAGACTTTTCAGTATTTATACAAATATAGATTCTGAcaatttccagatttttatttttcttaaaactatcACACTGTCAAGcctatgagaaataaattgacatataacagAACCCCAACAGTGATAAAGAACGTCTTCTGAGAATTGCTTTCTAGGAGGAATGAGGAAATTCACTTGTTGAAACCTTGCTGGATAAGCTACAATGCACATGTGTTAGTTGGCCACcttacatttattctttcttttcatggtgCAATTCagaattagttttgtttttcaccttgTTCCCATGTACTTTGTGGAAGCTGACTCTACTCTAAACTCCCAAAGAAGGACATAATTGGGACATGTTCCTGGCTATATTTAAGAGCAAACTTGGGACCAAAAACGGAGCACTTCACGTAAATCATAATTCTCCTGGTTTGAATGTTGTTTAGAAGCACTCTCTCTCTTACTCAATGTGAATGGGGAAATCCCGTCACTTCAGTTGTCAGTGGATTGATATCATAACCAACATGGCAGCTGGTTCTAGGCTGAAGATAACAGAGCAtagataaacaaaagaaaaatgagcaaaatagaCCATTGAGAGCATTGATGAACcaccaaaattaattct includes these proteins:
- the LOC117025999 gene encoding 40S ribosomal protein S24-like gives rise to the protein MNDTVTIRTRKFMTNRLLQRKQMVIDVLHPGKATVPKTEIREKLAKMYKTTPDVIFVFGFRTHFGGGKTTGFGMIYDSLDYAKKNEPKHRLARHGLYEKKKTSRKQRKERNNRMKKVRGTAKANVGAGKK